From Armatimonadota bacterium, one genomic window encodes:
- a CDS encoding uroporphyrinogen decarboxylase, with protein MTHKERVIASFRHQQPDRTPYVIGFTQKSLTAMEQYFGGRDFLKLIDNSVHGVAANPGPRDQWIDKNTWQDEFGVQWDRSIDRDIGNVCNRVLPDRDLSKLDLPDPHDPAKFQGFAEACEAGKDRFVQFGIGFSLFERAWTLRGMDTLFMDMIEAPGFVHELLDAICDYNVALVEQAVKYDIDAVHFGDDWGSQRGLLMGPKLWEEFLKPRLARQYGAAKAAGKFVTIHSCGMVQEVFPQLIEIGLDCFNPFQPEVMDPYEMKRLYGDRLSFWGGVSTQKLLPYGTVDEVRTEVRRLIAEVGRDGGYICAPAHAIPGDAKPENIMAMIETLNE; from the coding sequence ATGACCCACAAGGAACGCGTCATCGCGTCGTTCAGGCACCAGCAGCCCGACCGCACGCCTTATGTGATCGGGTTCACACAGAAATCCCTGACAGCCATGGAGCAGTATTTCGGGGGCCGGGATTTCCTCAAACTTATCGACAACAGCGTTCACGGCGTGGCCGCAAATCCCGGTCCGAGAGACCAGTGGATCGACAAAAACACCTGGCAGGATGAGTTCGGCGTGCAGTGGGACCGCAGCATCGACCGGGACATCGGCAATGTATGCAATCGCGTCCTGCCCGACCGTGACCTGAGCAAGCTGGACCTGCCCGACCCGCATGATCCCGCGAAGTTCCAGGGATTTGCGGAAGCCTGTGAGGCAGGCAAGGACCGGTTCGTGCAGTTCGGCATTGGGTTCTCGCTGTTCGAACGCGCGTGGACCCTGCGCGGGATGGACACACTGTTCATGGACATGATCGAGGCACCTGGGTTCGTCCATGAGCTGCTGGACGCCATCTGCGACTATAACGTTGCCCTGGTGGAGCAGGCAGTAAAGTACGATATCGATGCCGTGCATTTCGGTGACGACTGGGGATCGCAACGCGGCCTGCTCATGGGCCCGAAGCTCTGGGAGGAGTTCTTGAAGCCCCGGCTTGCCCGGCAGTACGGCGCGGCCAAAGCGGCCGGGAAGTTCGTGACCATCCACTCCTGCGGCATGGTGCAGGAGGTGTTCCCTCAGCTCATCGAGATCGGCCTGGACTGCTTCAACCCCTTCCAGCCCGAGGTCATGGACCCGTACGAGATGAAACGCCTGTACGGCGATCGCCTTAGCTTCTGGGGTGGGGTTAGCACCCAGAAGCTCCTGCCCTATGGAACCGTGGACGAGGTGCGCACCGAGGTCCGGCGACTTATCGCGGAAGTCGGCAGAGATGGCGGGTATATCTGCGCCCCCGCACACGCCATACCCGGGGATGCGAAACCTGAGAACATCATGGCAATGATCGA